The Aphis gossypii isolate Hap1 chromosome 3, ASM2018417v2, whole genome shotgun sequence genome includes a region encoding these proteins:
- the LOC114132361 gene encoding F-actin-monooxygenase Mical isoform X2 yields the protein MASHYRKTLPSADAALASEVFDRFCTASTMKTILGHFRHLCEILCIKPTNFPQFYPKLKAMLCSWKAKALWNKFDKKASHKCYNRGKTCMNTRVLIIGSGPCGLRAAIEAQLLGAKVVVVEKRDRLSRNNVLHLWPFVIQDLKLLGAKKFFGKFCAGAIDHISIRQLQCILLKVSLILGVEIHEGVSFDSLSPPPNNDEKIGWRAIFSPSDHPVSQYEFDVLIGADGKRNTLEGFKRKEFRGRLAIAITANFINKHTEAEARVEEISGVAFIFNQKFFKDLYRETGIDLENIVYYKDETHYFVMTAKKHSLIDKGVILNDYADVAKLLALENINKEALTEYAKEAANFSTNYSLPQLEFAVNHYGQPDVAMFDFTSMYAAENASHVIQRNGHKLLTTLVGDSLLEPFWPTGSGCARGFLSSMDTCWAIRHWGSPDSNPLEVLAERESIYHILGQTTPENLQKNIAGYTVDPHTRYPNLNTRAVLPMQVVHLFDCDDKTVVEKLLKAPRQTITPVQDVPKKRRKKESQVNQETLHHWLKTQVEPYDSISVEDFAKSFKNGLALCAIIHRYRPDLVDFFTLSSSDVAKNNQLAFDILEHEFGIPPIMSGIEMEQCDIPDILTMLSYLSQVYDTFRREIPHINHPKLEDSDHGPTPAESRFRIHVARNNMLAPYSKPSTLVKPISQSRKRSGVNNISTIDKSTSSIQRRNRKRRTNINNGSLAQIKKRLHLRMQQIYIREPEEDEFLENNHEQFKERARELEKKLFPSPRDSRVQDGCSSPRYKMEEDISVRAKEIEAKLKGGPAPDKKPKDLMRAIGKIDKSDWNVKEIERKIEESKVNAKHIKNGTEKVPKWSRPQFDDKVSAIKKKLHVKGYQDNINNDKKFFEIDDNLNKLNRKIKDGNILDQGLRGANKVSAMAAHLATINKQPEQPLLQRSGTKNTVIIPQGGSETCHFCKNRVYLMERLSAEGRFFHRGCFRCEYCHTTLRLGNYMYDREGKYDNRFYCSQHFGMSGTQQMRSRRKLEQKTEPDLGIKPIVLTKTPDKTKASMESLDRGETPERVEFENLDLEEDLVLSEMDEDEWTDRNFGASANEMLSSDELSEFSDSDSDENQNLELNDDNQEKKLLPININNDNVCNINVEDDGLSSQNESDESQDRFSYKEFDSGDDESDTATEGEEEIKAREIRKQEVCLRIPNISSATTDTGSDTEVATDFYSSSSGGSNSATEISTDSEFERDDKTPTRHSIPNIIVSESIQSKRKVEETKVDPLVPENPKIAEIVNRAQNRPNFIPFANPGYELNRTQSTEGIATKRSLELKKLYLLAGNGNGIAVKKSGSSVTLDTKFKSFVDQISECQKKLNPAPVPSPTMQAFLQNVSPVVNKNEKKSKELSEMNEFKHVCLKHSEKNNDCNENNETNNKVIEVINTQYQEHDNELRPRSPAHETSIIVPEFHRSQIEDKIESDSLSTDASTDTENDLEIPDISSDDKDIPIENHSLPKLEIHNSRGELMNDIEQQKEQIIESECIPKYSDNGFNKIITVPSPIKDKNVRNGEILKHVSTTADLFMNDVSKPNCTDILHPESYVHVPDYNNDDDHTIEGQTETELSDWARDDDVGVSEAWDDFVHVPIKSLTYRKHQRPKSKRKPRNSPKKRPNEDLDEYGHVCGKIDSDNIEFMDTISDNDTNEHVAALNQTLLHNTGYVEFVTNPQMDDDELKTPVVETLNAIYNMSVDKDDNDTTTTSDLVTVMDLNDKNNIDDDALTPIANEDSNKTYQNYVKRLQEKITPFNSIRDSIDVRKMKKNSKGEKLDENNLKEQNEQEQNSTTYKLQQITNERMKEKNLIHDMVMSKITSKSPHERKPRRNKSSPFSPESHTENFEFTKPLPVHHSNADVQARPTSLLIPIKSPLSERKICPTQQISCSEAFSLPDIRRALFDENTPTSSVAEILKSTEEIRENARARARLKSDSELGISPEDKIRQLREKLERRRAVKSNCDGLSLLTKSKSCQSIDEFDLDSALCDTPKRNEQNIINDRPERKRSITQTVMAAIFQKKTPSPNKIRSPSSHQTSPSRFKFLMSGKIKEKSQSADNVSTFIGDNDKKLISAAGDKPVQYKSNSESEIRRRLIDSLAPPIPPLPSCYNIDNPELLETVVSMDESKKNKVDDDFSIQSADGKMSKSEIKIARQSQRKRLRIAQEVQRKLEELDVKLKTLEAEGVEVEKKLRGEGGEKNEDEPSLLHTYCELMSEVNRLRREERELGLQAQELEIEDNLARRETISPNVFGSDSNCLASIHRTNHVLTKLFPIYVLIVFYYFNLFTS from the exons ttttaattATTGGTTCTGGGCCTTGCGGATTACGTGCTGCTATTGAAGCTCAGCTTTTAGGTGCTAAAGTAGTTGTAGTAGAAAAGAGAGATCGTCTTTCAAGAAATAATGTACTTCATCTTTGGCCCTTTGTTATTCAAGACTTAAAATTACTCGGtgcaaaaaagttttttggtAAATTTTGTGCTGGTGCTATTGATCATATAA gtattagacAGCTTCAATGCATTTTGCTTAAAGTTTCATTAATCCTAGGTGTTGAAATTCACGAAGGTGTTAGTTTTGATTCCCTTTCTCCGCCACCCAATAATGATGaaa AAATTGGATGGAGAGCTATCTTTAGTCCATCAGATCATCCTGTTTCTCAATATGAATTTGATGTTCTTATTGGTGCTGATGGTAAACGGAATACATTGGAAG gttttaaaagaaaagaatTTCGTGGTAGGTTAGCTATTGCTATTACTGCTAACTTTATAAACAAACACACTGAAGCTGAAGCAAGGGTAGAAGAAATATCTGGAGTGGCtttcatatttaatcaaaagttttttaaagatCTTTACCGGGAAACAGGAAttgatttagaaaatattgtttattataaagatgaaactcattattttgttatgactGCCAAAAAACATAGTTTGATCGATAAAggtgttatattaaat GATTATGCTGATGTTGCTAAATTGTTAGctctagaaaatattaataaggaaGCATTAACAGAATATGCTAAAGAAGCTGCAAATTTTTCAACTAATTACTCATTGCCTCAACTTGAATTTGCTGTTAATCATTATGGTCAACCAGATGTAGCTATGTTTGATTTTACTTCAATGTATGCTGCTGAAAATGCTAGCCATGTGATCCAAAGAAATGGCCATAAGCTTTTAACTACATTAGTTGGAGATAGCTTATTAgag ccaTTTTGGCCAACTGGTTCTGGTTGCGCTCGTGGTTTTTTGAGTTCAATGGATACCTGTTGGGCTATTAGGCATTGGGGCTCTCCAGATTCTAATCCATTAGAAGTATTAGCTGAACGAGAATCAATCTATCATATTCTTGGTCAAACAACACctgaaaatttacaaaaaaatatagctgGCTATACTGTTGATCCTCATACAAGATATCCAAATCTTAATACACGTGCTGTTTTACCTATGCaagttgtacatttatttgattGTGATGACAAGACTGTTGTGGAAAAACTTCTCAAAGCTCCTCGTCAAACAATTACTCCAGTTCAAGATGTTCCAAAAAAACGTCGAAAAAAAG aaagtcAAGTAAATCAAGAAACATTACATCATTGGTTAAAAACTCAAGTTGAACCTTACGATTCAATATCTGTTGAAGATTTTGcgaaatcatttaaaaatggcTTAGCATTATGTgcaattatacataggtaccgcCCAGACTTGGTGGATTTCTTTACTCTTTCATCCTCTGATGTggcaaaaaataatcaattagcttttgatattttagaacATGAATTTGGAATTCCGCct ataatgtCTGGTATTGAAATGGAACAGTGTGATATACCTGATATTCTAACCATGTTATCTTATTTGTCACAAGTGTATGATACGTTCAGACGAGAAATTCCACATATAAATCATCCAAAATtg gaaGACAGTGATCATGGACCTACACCAGCAGAAAGTCGTTTTAGAATCCATGTTGCTAGAAATAATATGCTTGCCCCGTATTCAAAACCTTCTACATTAGTAAAACCTATTTCGCAGTCACGAAAACGTTCaggtgttaataatatttctactatTGATAAAAGTACTTCTTCTATACAAAGACGTAATAGAAAGCGGCGTACCAACATAAATAATGGATCATTG gcacaaataaaaaaaagactaCATTTACGGATGCAGCAAATTTATATAAGAGAACCCGAAGAAGATgagtttttagaaaataaccaTGAACAGTTTAAAGAACGAGCTAGAGAGTtggagaaaaaattatttccaagT ccaCGAGACAGTCGTGTACAAGATGGTTGCTCTTCTCCACGATATAAAATGGAAGAAGATATTTCAGTACGAGCCAAAGAAATTGAAGCAAAACTTAAAGGTGGCCCAGCACCTGATAAAAAACCTAAAGACCTCATGAGGGCTAttg gaaaaattgataaaagtgATTGGAATGTAAAAGAAATAGAACGGAAGATCGAAGAAAGTAAAGTAAATgctaaacacattaaaaatggTACTGAAAAAGTCCCTAAATGGAGTCGCCCTCAATTTGatgataaa gtTAGCGCAATTAAGAAAAAACTTCATGTAAAAGGATATCAAGATAATATCAACAATGAcaaaaaattctttgaaattgatgataatttaaataaactaaatagaaaaattaaagatggaaatattttagatcaaGGTTTACGTGGTGCTAATAAAGTTTCAGCAATGGCTGCACATTTAGCTACCATAAATAAACAGCCTGAACAACCTCTACTTCAAAGATCT ggtactaaaaatactgtaataattcCACAAGGTGGAAGTGAAACATgtcatttttgtaaaaaccgTGTTTATTTAATGGAACGGTTAAGTGCAGAAGGCAGATTTTTTCACCGTGGTTGTTTCCGTTGTGAATATTGTCATACAACTCTGAGATTAGGTAATTACATGTATGACCGTGAAGGTAAATACGATAACCGTTTTTACTGTTCTCAACACTTTGGAATGTCTGGGACACAGCAGATGCGATCTAGACGTAAACTTGAACAAAAGACTGAACCAGATTTAGGAATTAAACCaattgttttaacaaaaactCCTGATaaa acAAAAGCATCAATGGAATCATTAGATCGAGGTGAAACTCCTGAACGAGTAgagtttgaaaatttagatttagaaGAAGATTTGGTCCTTAGTGAAATGGACGAAGATGAATGGACTGATCGTAATTTTGGTGCTTCAGCTAATGAAATGCTTTCTTCCGATGAATTATCTGAATTTAG TGATAGTGATAGTGACGAGAATCAAAACCTAGAATTAAATGATGATAATCAAGAGAAAAAATTACtgccaataaatattaataatgacaatGTATGTAACATAAATGTTGAAGATGACGGTCTAAGTTCACAAAATGAATCTGATGAATCACAGGATCGTTTCAGCTACAAAGAATTTGATAGTGGtg atgaTGAAAGCGACACAGCAACTGAAGGTGAAGAAGAAATTAAGGCACGAGAAATAAGAAAACAAGAAGTTTGTTTACGTATCCCTAATATATCATCTGCCACTACAGATACTGGATCTGATACAGAG gtcgCGACTGATTTTTATTCATCAAGTTCTGGTGGTAGTAATTCTGCTACAGAAATATCAACAGATTCTGAATTTGAGCGAGATGATAAAACTCCAACAAGGCACAGTATtccaaatataattgtaagcGAAAGTATTCAATCAAAACGTAAGGTAGAAGAAACAAAAGTTGATCCTTTAGTTCCGGAAAATCCTAAAATTGCAGAAATAGTTAATAGAGCCCAAAATCGACCAAATTTTATTCCATTTGCTAATCCTGGATATGAACTTAATCGAACTCAGTCTACCGAAGGTATCGCTACTAAACGTTCATTAGAACTGAAAAAGTTATACTTGTTAGCTGGTAATGGAAATGGAATAGCAGTAAAAAAATCTGGCTCATCTGTAACTTtagatacaaaatttaaaagcttTGTTGATCAAATATCCGagtgtcaaaaaaaattaaatcctgCACCAGTCCCCAGTCCTACTATGCAagcatttttacaaaatgtaagtcctgttgttaataaaaatgagaaaaaatcaaaagaacTATCAGAAATGAATGAATTTAAACATGTCTGTTTAAAacattctgaaaaaaataatgactgtAATGAAAACAacgaaactaataataaagtaatagaaGTAATTAATACTCAGTATCAAGAACATGATAATGAATTACGTCCTCGTAGTCCAGCTCATGAAACTTCTATAATTGTACCAGAGTTTCATCGTTCCCAAATAGAAGATAAAATTGAATCAGATTCTTTATCAACAGATGCTTCGACAGATACTGAAAATGATTTAGAAATTCCTGATATTTCGTCTGATGATAAGGATATTCCAATAGAAAACCATAGTTTACCAAAATTAGAAATCCATAACTCTCGAGGTGAACTCATGAATGATATAGAACAACAAAAAGAACAAATAATTGAATCTGAATGCATACCAAAATATTCAGATAATGgatttaataagataattacaGTTCCAAGTccaataaaagataaaaatgttagaaatggagaaatattaaaacatgtttCAACTACTGctgatttatttatgaacGATGTTTCAAAGCCTAACTGTACTGACATTTTACATCCTGAATCTTATGTTCATGTGcctgattataataatgacgatGATCACACTATTGAGGGACAAACTGAAACAGAGCTTTCTGATTGGGCAAGAGATGATGATGTTGGAGTATCTGAAGCTTGGGATGATTTTGTACATGTaccaataaaatcattaacttaTAGAAAACATCAGAGACCTAAATCAAAACGTAAACCTAGAAATTCTCCAAAGAAACGACCCAATGAAGATTTAGATGAATATGGACATGTCTGTGGAAAAATTGATAGTGATAACATTGAATTCATGGATACCATTAGTGACAATGATACTAATGAGCATGTCGCTGCATTAAATCAAACATTGCTACACAATACTGGTTATGTGGAATTTGTAACCAACCCTCAAATGGACGATGATGAGCTTAAAACACCTGTGGTAGAGACATTGaatgctatttataatatgtcagtTGATAAAGATGATAATGATACTACAACGACCAGTGATCTAGTTACTGTAATGGAtctcaatgataaaaataatattgatgatgATGCTCTAACTCCAATTGCTAATGAGGACTCTAATAAAACCTATCAGAATTATGTAAAACGTTTACAGGAAAAAATAACACCATTCAACAGTATAAGAGATTCTATTGATGTacgtaaaatgaaaaaaaatagtaaaggAGAAAAAttagatgaaaataatttgaaagagCAAAATGAACAAGAACAAAATTCTACTACTTATAAACttcaacaaataacaaatgagagaatgaaagaaaaaaatttaattcatgatATGGTCATGAGTAAAATAACAAGTAAATCACCTCATGAAAGAAAACCTCGTCGTAACAAAAGTTCGCCCTTTTCTCCAGAATCTCATACagaaaattttgaattcacAAAACCACTTCCTGTTCATCATAGTAATGCAGATGTACAAGCCCGACCTACATCTCTTCTAATTCCTATAAAAAGTCCTTTGAGTGAACGAAAAATTTGTCCTACCCAACAGATATCATGTTCAGAAGCATTTTCATTGCCTGATATAAGAAGAGCactatttgatgaaaataccCCAACATCTAGTGTTGCTGAAATATTAAAGTCGACTGAAGAAATACGTGAAAACGCTAGGGCCAGAGCTAGATTAAAGAGTGATTCTGAATTAGGTATAAGTCCTGAAGATAAAATTAGACAACTTAGAGAAAAGTTAGAACGTAGAAGAGCAGTAAAAAGCAATTGTGATGGACTTTCATTACTAACAAAAAGTAAAAGTTGTCAATCAATTGATGAATTTGATCTTGATTCTGCATTG TGTGATACACCAAAAAGAaacgaacaaaatataataaatgatcgtCCTGAAAGAAAACGTAGTATTACTCAAACTGTTATGGCTgcaatttttcaaaagaaGACACCATCACCAAATAAAATTCGTTCTCCATCTAGTCATCAAACATCTCCTTCtagatttaagtttttaatgagtggcaaaataaaagaaaaatctcag tCGGCAGATAATGTTTCTACATTCATTGGAGATAAT gataaaaaattaatctcaGCTGCTGGAGATAAACCTGtgcaatataaatcaaatagtgAATCTGAAATCAGACGTCGCTTAATAGATTCATTGGCTCCACCTATACCACCACTACCATCTtgctataatattgataatccagaattattag AAACTGTTGTCTCTATGGATGAAtccaaaaaaaacaaagtcgATGATGACTTTAGTATTCAAAGTGCAGATGGTAAAATGTCAAAGTCTGAGATTAAAATTGCTAGACAGTCCCAACGGAAaag GTTACGTATTGCACAAGAAGTTCAAAGAAAATTGGAAGAATTGGATGTTAAACTGAAAACTTTAGAAGCTGAAGGGGTTGAAGTAGAGAAAAAACTTAGAGGAGAAG gaggtgaaaaaaatgaagatgAACCATCTCTTTTGCACACGTATTGTGAACTAATGAGTGAAGTGAATCGATTGAGAAGAGAAGAACGTGAATTAGGATTACAAGCACAAGAATTAGAAATAGAGGATAATCTCGCAAGGCGTGAGACAATCAGTCCAaatg tgTTTGGCTCTGATTCCAATTGTTTGGCCAGCATTCACCGTACAAACCATGttcttacaaaattatttcctATATATGTCTTGATAGTATtctattactttaatttatttacttcctAA